The following are encoded together in the Roseobacter denitrificans OCh 114 genome:
- a CDS encoding acyl-CoA dehydrogenase family protein → MTFIWHMLNDDETLFCDVLERIVADKIAPLATQTDETSNFVHAQLKVLAEAGMMGANLPEAFGGSNISAPALLRAVEIVAGGCGSTASALTAHFLASDSILIGATEAQKAHWLPRMATGEALGAFALTEPSAGSDPADMKTRATREGDGWHLTGSKCFISNGGVADVLIVFAVTDPTARHRGISAFILPKHTPGFTAGPAEKTMGLKGGHVFSLALDCHLPAEALLGEEGSGFRTAMKVLDNGRVEVAAQCIGMAQAALDAAKAYASDRVIGGEALSAKQGIRWMLADMALDLYGARLMALEAARQRDTGARFSEAAAMAKLKASEAADRVADAALQIHGGYGYTRDFPIERLTRDLRIMRIYEGSSEIQRNIIAGHLLAH, encoded by the coding sequence ATGACCTTCATCTGGCATATGTTGAACGACGACGAGACCCTGTTTTGCGATGTGCTCGAACGGATCGTTGCGGACAAGATCGCGCCCCTTGCAACGCAAACGGACGAGACGTCGAATTTCGTCCACGCGCAACTCAAGGTGCTGGCAGAGGCGGGTATGATGGGGGCGAACCTGCCCGAAGCCTTTGGCGGCTCGAATATTTCCGCCCCTGCCCTGCTGCGCGCCGTTGAGATCGTGGCCGGTGGATGCGGATCGACGGCCTCGGCACTCACCGCGCATTTTCTGGCCAGCGATTCCATTCTGATCGGCGCCACCGAGGCGCAAAAAGCCCATTGGCTGCCCAGAATGGCCACAGGCGAAGCACTGGGTGCCTTTGCCCTGACCGAGCCTTCAGCGGGCAGCGATCCGGCCGATATGAAAACCCGCGCAACCCGCGAGGGGGATGGATGGCACCTGACAGGGTCCAAGTGTTTCATCTCGAACGGGGGCGTTGCGGATGTGCTCATTGTCTTTGCGGTCACCGATCCGACGGCGCGGCATCGCGGGATTTCCGCCTTCATCCTGCCCAAGCACACGCCCGGATTTACCGCCGGACCTGCGGAAAAAACCATGGGCCTCAAGGGCGGGCATGTGTTTTCGCTGGCGCTGGATTGCCACCTGCCGGCAGAGGCCCTGCTGGGCGAGGAAGGGTCAGGTTTTCGCACGGCGATGAAAGTGCTGGACAATGGGCGCGTCGAAGTTGCCGCGCAATGTATCGGCATGGCGCAAGCGGCCCTTGATGCGGCCAAAGCCTATGCCAGTGATCGCGTCATCGGCGGCGAGGCGCTCAGCGCCAAACAGGGCATCCGCTGGATGCTCGCCGACATGGCGCTCGACCTATACGGCGCGCGCCTCATGGCGCTTGAGGCGGCCCGGCAGCGCGATACGGGCGCGCGTTTCAGCGAAGCGGCGGCAATGGCCAAGCTCAAGGCCAGCGAGGCTGCGGATCGTGTGGCCGACGCGGCGCTGCAAATCCACGGGGGCTATGGCTATACCCGTGATTTCCCGATCGAACGACTGACCCGCGATCTGCGCATCATGCGCATCTACGAAGGGTCCTCTGAAATTCAACGCAATATCATCGCCGGCCACCTGCTGGCGCACTGA
- a CDS encoding c-type cytochrome, whose protein sequence is MKALMTLFLGGLMLAGGTAVPVLAGDPEAGRKIANMCRTCHGIDGYATIPIAPHIGGEPVEYLESQLMAFKTGQRQHEMMSVVTAGLTAQQISDVAAWYAAHEARATLPEGVLAANAPQACVSCHGADGISLLLDAPNLAGETNIYIDTQLKAYKRGKRQHDIMSDVAAGLSDEEIRAIADWYAAVGLEILPPPE, encoded by the coding sequence ATGAAGGCTCTGATGACACTGTTTCTCGGCGGGCTGATGCTCGCCGGGGGCACCGCCGTGCCTGTGCTGGCGGGGGACCCGGAAGCGGGGCGGAAGATCGCTAATATGTGCCGTACCTGTCACGGCATTGACGGCTATGCGACCATACCGATTGCGCCCCATATCGGGGGGGAGCCGGTGGAATACCTTGAAAGCCAGTTGATGGCCTTCAAGACCGGGCAGCGCCAGCATGAAATGATGAGCGTTGTGACGGCGGGTCTGACGGCGCAGCAGATTTCTGACGTGGCGGCGTGGTATGCCGCACATGAAGCGCGCGCGACACTGCCCGAGGGTGTTCTGGCGGCAAATGCGCCGCAAGCCTGCGTGTCCTGTCACGGCGCGGATGGCATTTCGCTGCTGCTTGATGCGCCAAATCTCGCCGGTGAAACGAACATCTACATTGATACGCAACTCAAGGCGTATAAGCGCGGGAAACGCCAGCACGATATCATGTCTGATGTGGCCGCTGGGCTCTCAGATGAAGAAATCAGGGCGATTGCGGATTGGTATGCCGCCGTAGGGTTGGAAATCCTGCCCCCACCTGAGTGA
- a CDS encoding CaiB/BaiF CoA transferase family protein, with translation MKPLDGIRVLDLTRVLAGPYCTALLADLGAEVIKLEPPRGDDYRHIGPFLDGDSALFSLNNRGKKSIALNLKDPEGLALAQQIARGCDVVVENFRPGVAEKIGLGPDTLRAQNTGLIYARVSGFGQTGPFRDLPAYDLVVQAMSGLMAATGEEGGAPLKTGESVADLMGGLFGSWAILAALVNRGRTGQGAVLDIAMYDAVYSLLTTSHALHFYAGQTPERVGNRHPLSTPFGCFATRDGQVVIAVLTPAQFARLAVLIGQPDLPQDARFGTDSLRTKHEPALKACIEAWSAKQTTEDAMIALAEAQLPSAPIWTIAEASTSAHAKARTLVQDGARPLVGQPVWFDGEKPMAQTPAPGLSADATRILSDFCDVDAARLAHLRDKGVVL, from the coding sequence ATGAAGCCATTGGACGGGATCAGGGTTCTGGACCTCACCCGCGTTCTTGCGGGGCCCTATTGCACGGCGTTGCTGGCCGATCTGGGGGCGGAAGTGATCAAACTGGAGCCGCCACGCGGGGATGATTATCGTCACATCGGACCATTCCTTGATGGTGACAGCGCGCTGTTTTCGCTGAACAATCGCGGCAAGAAAAGCATCGCACTGAACCTGAAAGACCCCGAAGGGCTGGCGCTTGCGCAGCAGATCGCCAGAGGCTGCGATGTGGTTGTCGAAAACTTCCGCCCCGGCGTGGCTGAAAAGATCGGGCTTGGTCCTGACACCTTGCGTGCGCAAAACACCGGGTTGATCTATGCACGCGTGTCGGGCTTTGGGCAGACAGGACCGTTCAGGGACCTGCCCGCCTATGATCTGGTCGTACAGGCCATGTCCGGCCTGATGGCTGCCACCGGCGAAGAGGGCGGCGCGCCGCTCAAAACCGGTGAATCGGTCGCTGATCTGATGGGCGGTCTGTTTGGCAGTTGGGCGATCCTTGCCGCACTCGTCAATCGTGGACGCACAGGACAAGGTGCCGTGCTGGACATCGCGATGTACGACGCGGTTTATTCTCTTTTGACCACCAGCCACGCGCTGCACTTTTATGCTGGCCAGACGCCGGAGCGGGTCGGCAACCGGCACCCGCTATCGACCCCTTTCGGATGCTTTGCCACGCGGGACGGTCAGGTGGTGATCGCGGTGCTGACCCCGGCGCAATTCGCCCGACTGGCGGTCCTGATCGGGCAGCCTGATTTGCCGCAGGATGCACGCTTTGGCACCGATAGCCTGCGCACCAAGCACGAACCCGCGCTCAAGGCCTGCATCGAGGCGTGGAGCGCAAAACAAACGACAGAAGATGCCATGATCGCATTGGCCGAGGCGCAACTGCCCTCTGCCCCGATCTGGACCATCGCCGAGGCAAGCACGAGCGCACATGCAAAGGCGCGCACCCTCGTTCAGGACGGCGCGCGCCCACTAGTGGGGCAGCCCGTGTGGTTTGACGGTGAAAAACCGATGGCCCAGACCCCCGCACCGGGTTTGAGCGCGGATGCGACCCGCATCCTGTCGGATTTCTGCGATGTGGACGCGGCGCGGCTGGCCCATCTGCGCGACAAGGGAGTGGTTCTATGA
- a CDS encoding aromatic ring-hydroxylating dioxygenase subunit alpha, whose amino-acid sequence MFLKNAWYVAAWDHEITRELQQITVLGEKICVFRSESGELVGLEDACPHRKLPLSKGRIKGDTVECGYHGLTFNCVGQCVWAPGSGGIPSNAKVHAYPLHEKYGLVWIWMGNPALADPADIFEIENYDNPAWGINRGAAMELDCNYLLMCDNLLDPTHVAWVHQSSFAADATKDTPLRITKTDDGVIVHRWMMDHEPAPFYKKVVEFEGNCDRLQHYEVRYPSHALIKAVFTPAGTGGPDGPLHENTFIMDSYNFMTPTDEGRTRYYWFQLRNIRPDDEALSKMMSEDVQHAFEEDRAVLNDVQKGMANKTSPHIDLPIDGGQLRFRRQLQAMINEEQQVDRQMAE is encoded by the coding sequence ATGTTTTTGAAAAATGCTTGGTATGTCGCCGCTTGGGATCATGAGATCACGCGCGAATTGCAACAGATTACGGTGCTTGGTGAAAAAATCTGCGTCTTCCGTTCTGAATCCGGGGAATTGGTCGGGCTGGAGGACGCCTGCCCGCACCGCAAGCTGCCCTTGTCCAAGGGGCGCATCAAAGGGGATACGGTTGAATGCGGCTATCACGGCCTGACCTTCAATTGCGTGGGCCAATGTGTCTGGGCGCCTGGCTCTGGCGGCATTCCCTCCAACGCCAAGGTGCATGCCTATCCGCTGCATGAAAAATACGGGCTGGTGTGGATCTGGATGGGCAACCCCGCGCTGGCCGATCCTGCCGATATTTTTGAGATCGAAAATTACGACAATCCGGCCTGGGGCATAAACCGCGGTGCGGCGATGGAGTTGGACTGCAACTATCTGCTGATGTGCGACAACCTGCTGGACCCGACCCATGTGGCTTGGGTGCATCAAAGCAGCTTTGCCGCAGATGCGACCAAGGACACACCCCTGCGGATCACCAAAACCGATGATGGCGTGATCGTGCATCGCTGGATGATGGATCATGAACCGGCCCCGTTCTACAAGAAGGTCGTCGAGTTCGAGGGCAATTGCGACCGCCTTCAGCACTACGAGGTCCGCTACCCGTCCCATGCCCTGATCAAGGCGGTGTTCACGCCCGCGGGCACTGGCGGGCCTGATGGCCCCTTGCATGAAAACACCTTCATCATGGACAGCTATAACTTCATGACACCCACCGATGAGGGCCGCACGCGGTACTATTGGTTCCAGCTGCGCAACATCCGACCCGATGATGAAGCCCTGTCCAAGATGATGAGCGAGGATGTACAGCACGCCTTCGAAGAAGACCGCGCCGTATTGAACGATGTACAAAAAGGCATGGCCAACAAGACCTCGCCGCATATCGACCTGCCCATTGATGGCGGACAGCTTCGCTTTCGCCGCCAGTTGCAGGCGATGATCAACGAAGAACAACAGGTCGATCGCCAGATGGCCGAATAG
- the hutG gene encoding N-formylglutamate deformylase: MTPVSVHQGSSPIVLGFPHTGTYVPDDIAARLNDNGRLLADTDWHIDRLYGGLLADATTVTANFHRYVIDANRDPEGESLYPGQNTTTLIPLTDFDGRDIWDTPPDEADIDTRRRDFHAPYHAALAAEMARVQDLHGVAILYDCHSIRSHIPFLFDGVLPDLNIGTNSGATCAPRIEQCVWDLAAAAPAYTSVLNARFKGGWTTRHYGRPAQGWHAIQMEIAQSAYLESEAAPWTYDDKRAARLRLHLAQMLNGLANLAPELRT; encoded by the coding sequence ATGACCCCCGTCAGCGTTCATCAGGGCAGCAGCCCCATCGTTCTTGGCTTTCCCCATACGGGTACGTATGTGCCCGATGATATTGCCGCAAGACTGAACGATAATGGCCGCCTGCTGGCGGACACAGATTGGCATATCGACCGGCTCTATGGTGGTCTGTTGGCGGATGCGACGACGGTGACGGCCAACTTCCATCGCTATGTGATCGACGCCAACCGTGATCCCGAGGGCGAAAGCCTCTACCCCGGTCAGAACACCACCACCCTGATCCCGCTTACGGATTTTGACGGGCGCGACATCTGGGATACGCCGCCCGACGAGGCAGACATCGACACCCGTCGACGCGATTTTCACGCGCCCTATCACGCGGCACTTGCGGCTGAGATGGCCCGTGTGCAGGACCTGCACGGTGTGGCGATCCTATATGACTGCCACTCGATCCGCTCGCATATCCCGTTCCTGTTTGATGGTGTGTTGCCGGATCTCAACATCGGCACCAATTCGGGCGCGACCTGTGCGCCCCGGATCGAACAATGTGTTTGGGACCTCGCCGCCGCCGCACCAGCGTACACAAGCGTTTTGAACGCCCGTTTCAAAGGCGGCTGGACAACCCGTCATTACGGACGACCCGCGCAGGGCTGGCATGCGATCCAGATGGAAATCGCGCAATCGGCCTATCTGGAGTCCGAAGCCGCGCCCTGGACCTATGACGACAAACGTGCTGCGCGGCTGCGCCTTCATCTGGCGCAGATGTTGAACGGTCTAGCTAACCTCGCGCCGGAATTGCGGACATGA
- the hutH gene encoding histidine ammonia-lyase gives MTLTLTPGAATLAQLQDIWANNRAVTLCPSAHAGIKAAQALVAKAAAGDDAVYGVNTGFGKLASVKIAAKDVATLQRNLILSHCCGVGEPLDAATTRLMMVLKLLSLGRGASGVAMTTLEIIENMLARGVTPVIPSQGSVGASGDLAPLAHMAAAMIGEGEAVFEGTRMAAGDALRRAGITPIVLGAKEGLALINGTQFSTACALVGLWGAWRNAATCVLTCALSTDAIMGSTAPLQDAIHTLRGHAGQIAVARAQRALMAGSQIRESHVEGDTRVQDPYCIRCQPQVTGAAMDILHFAGRTLEIEANAVTDNPLVLVEDELIVSGGNFHAEPVGFAADQIAVAVSELGAIAQRRVALMVDPTLSFDLPPFLTPDPGLNSGLMIAEVTTAALMSENKHLANPCTTDSTPTSANQEDHVSMAAHAARRLLRMNANLNVILGVEAMCGAQGIEFRAPLETSAPLKAAMAVLRAHVPTIAEDRYMAPSIEAASALVANGTLAACVDLPAFVKGEAA, from the coding sequence ATGACACTCACGCTGACACCGGGTGCGGCAACGCTCGCGCAATTGCAGGATATCTGGGCGAACAATCGCGCTGTCACACTGTGCCCCTCGGCCCATGCCGGGATCAAAGCGGCGCAGGCGCTTGTGGCAAAGGCCGCCGCCGGTGATGACGCGGTCTATGGCGTGAACACCGGCTTTGGCAAGCTGGCCAGCGTCAAGATCGCCGCCAAGGATGTCGCCACCCTGCAGCGCAACCTGATCCTGTCGCATTGCTGCGGCGTGGGTGAGCCGCTGGATGCAGCGACCACCCGGTTAATGATGGTGCTGAAACTTCTGTCCTTGGGCCGTGGCGCATCCGGCGTGGCCATGACGACCCTTGAAATCATTGAAAACATGCTCGCGCGCGGCGTCACGCCGGTGATCCCCAGCCAAGGGTCGGTCGGTGCATCGGGCGATCTGGCTCCGCTGGCGCATATGGCCGCAGCCATGATCGGTGAAGGTGAGGCCGTTTTCGAAGGCACACGCATGGCCGCAGGTGACGCCCTGCGCCGCGCGGGCATCACCCCCATCGTGCTGGGCGCGAAAGAAGGTCTGGCGCTGATCAACGGCACGCAGTTTTCAACCGCCTGCGCGCTTGTCGGCCTGTGGGGCGCGTGGCGCAATGCGGCGACCTGCGTGCTGACCTGCGCCTTGTCCACCGATGCGATCATGGGGTCCACCGCACCCTTGCAGGATGCAATCCATACCCTGCGCGGGCACGCGGGTCAGATTGCCGTGGCGCGCGCGCAACGGGCGCTGATGGCAGGCTCGCAAATCCGAGAAAGCCATGTGGAGGGCGACACGCGGGTTCAGGACCCCTATTGCATCCGCTGCCAGCCGCAGGTGACCGGTGCCGCGATGGATATTCTGCATTTTGCAGGCAGAACACTCGAAATCGAGGCCAACGCCGTCACCGATAACCCGCTGGTGCTGGTGGAGGACGAGTTGATCGTTTCGGGGGGGAACTTCCACGCCGAACCCGTGGGCTTTGCCGCCGATCAGATCGCCGTGGCCGTGTCGGAACTGGGCGCGATTGCGCAGCGGCGCGTCGCACTCATGGTCGACCCGACACTGTCCTTTGATCTGCCACCCTTTCTGACGCCTGATCCGGGCCTCAACTCCGGCCTGATGATCGCCGAAGTGACCACCGCCGCGCTGATGAGCGAAAACAAACATCTCGCCAATCCCTGCACGACCGACAGCACCCCGACCTCCGCCAATCAGGAAGACCACGTAAGCATGGCAGCCCACGCTGCCCGGCGCCTTTTGCGGATGAACGCGAACCTGAATGTGATCCTTGGCGTTGAGGCGATGTGCGGCGCGCAGGGCATCGAATTCCGCGCCCCTCTGGAAACCAGCGCCCCGCTCAAGGCCGCGATGGCCGTTTTGCGCGCGCATGTGCCAACGATTGCCGAAGACCGCTACATGGCACCCTCTATCGAAGCCGCCAGCGCCTTGGTTGCAAACGGCACGCTGGCGGCATGCGTGGATCTGCCTGCCTTCGTCAAGGGAGAGGCCGCATGA
- the hutI gene encoding imidazolonepropionase: MLFTNARIVTLRDDQDYGLIEEGAIATDGDQIAWVGPSADVPDAYRSETTHDLGGRLVTPALIDCHTHVVFGGNRATEFELRLNGASYEEVARAGGGIVSTVTATRGASEAALLADALTRVDALIAEGVTLIEVKSGYGLDRDTELKMLRVARQIASARPVDVRTSFLGAHAVPPEFKGNPDAYIDDICIPTLHAAHAEGLVDAVDGFCEGIAFDTAQISRVFDVAGELGLPIKLHAEQLSNIGGTQLAARYGALSADHVEYATDADAQALAKSGTVAVVLPGAFYTLRETQVPPIASFRKHAVRMALATDCNPGSSPLTSPLLAMNMACTLFRMTPLEALLGMTAHAAAALGEQDRGRIMAGARADLCVWNAQHPSELAYRIGFNPLHQRIFKGAI; encoded by the coding sequence ATGCTTTTCACCAACGCCAGAATTGTGACCCTGCGGGACGATCAGGACTACGGTCTGATCGAGGAAGGTGCCATCGCCACTGATGGTGACCAGATCGCCTGGGTGGGGCCAAGTGCCGATGTGCCTGATGCTTATCGCAGCGAAACAACGCATGATCTGGGCGGGCGGCTGGTCACACCGGCGCTGATCGACTGTCACACGCATGTGGTTTTCGGCGGCAATCGCGCGACCGAATTCGAGCTGCGCCTGAACGGTGCGAGCTACGAAGAAGTGGCGCGCGCAGGCGGGGGAATCGTATCGACCGTGACGGCCACGCGCGGCGCATCCGAGGCGGCGCTGCTGGCCGATGCGCTGACCCGAGTAGATGCACTGATCGCGGAAGGTGTCACGCTGATCGAGGTGAAATCCGGCTACGGGCTGGACCGCGACACGGAACTCAAGATGCTGCGCGTCGCCCGCCAGATCGCAAGCGCCCGCCCGGTAGATGTGCGCACCAGCTTTCTCGGTGCGCATGCTGTCCCGCCGGAATTCAAGGGCAACCCGGACGCCTATATCGACGACATCTGTATTCCGACCCTGCATGCCGCACATGCCGAGGGGCTGGTCGACGCGGTTGACGGTTTCTGCGAGGGCATCGCCTTTGACACGGCGCAAATCTCGCGCGTTTTTGACGTGGCGGGGGAGCTTGGCCTGCCGATCAAACTCCATGCTGAGCAATTGTCAAACATCGGCGGCACGCAACTGGCGGCGCGCTATGGCGCGCTGAGCGCGGATCACGTGGAATATGCCACGGATGCCGACGCGCAGGCGCTCGCGAAATCCGGCACGGTTGCGGTCGTGCTGCCCGGCGCATTCTATACGCTGCGCGAAACGCAGGTCCCGCCGATCGCGTCTTTCCGCAAGCACGCTGTACGCATGGCGCTTGCCACGGATTGCAACCCCGGATCATCGCCACTGACATCGCCACTTCTGGCGATGAACATGGCCTGCACCCTGTTTCGCATGACCCCGCTGGAAGCCTTGCTGGGAATGACGGCCCATGCTGCCGCTGCTTTGGGTGAACAAGATCGCGGCCGGATCATGGCAGGTGCGCGCGCCGATCTGTGCGTCTGGAACGCGCAGCATCCAAGCGAATTGGCTTATCGCATCGGGTTCAACCCGCTGCATCAGCGCATCTTCAAGGGGGCGATATGA
- the hutU gene encoding urocanate hydratase — MTNARHNLRDIYPPTGPDITAKSWLTEAPMRMLMNNLHPDVAENPHELVVYGGIGRAARTWEDFDAIVAALKDLEETQTLLVQSGKPVGVFNTHKDAPRVLIANSNLVPHWATWEHFNELDKKGLAMYGQMTAGSWIYIGTQGIVQGTYETFMEAGRQHYDGNLKGRWILTGGLGGMGGAQPLAAVMAGACCLAVECDETRADFRLRTRYVDEKTHDLDEALAMIERWTAAGEAKSVALIGNAADVFPELVKRGVKPDMVTDQTSAHDPIHGYLPQGWSVAQWREKQESDTKAVEAAARASMKTQVAAMVDFWNQGVPTLDYGNNIRQVAQEEGLENAFAFPGFVPAYIRPLFCRGIGPFRWCALSGDPEDIYKTDAKVKELIDDPHLHNWLDMARERIAFQGLPARICWVGLGLRDKLGLAFNEMVRTGELSAPVVIGRDHLDSGSVASPNRETEAMKDGSDAVSDWPLLNAMLNVAGGATWVSLHHGGGVGMGFSQHSGMVICCDGTEDADRRIANVLWNDPATGVMRHADAGYDVALDCARENGLNLPGILGR; from the coding sequence ATGACCAACGCCCGTCATAACCTGCGCGACATCTACCCCCCTACCGGGCCGGACATCACGGCCAAAAGCTGGCTCACCGAGGCGCCCATGCGCATGCTGATGAACAACCTGCACCCGGATGTAGCCGAGAACCCGCATGAGTTGGTGGTTTACGGCGGCATCGGGCGTGCCGCGCGCACGTGGGAAGATTTCGATGCGATTGTCGCCGCGCTGAAAGACCTTGAGGAGACGCAAACGCTGCTGGTGCAGTCGGGCAAACCGGTGGGCGTGTTCAACACGCATAAGGATGCACCGCGTGTGCTGATCGCCAATTCGAACCTCGTGCCGCATTGGGCCACGTGGGAACATTTCAACGAGCTCGATAAAAAGGGCCTTGCGATGTATGGCCAGATGACCGCCGGGTCGTGGATTTACATCGGCACACAAGGGATCGTGCAGGGCACCTACGAGACCTTCATGGAAGCGGGTCGCCAGCATTATGATGGCAACCTCAAAGGCCGCTGGATCCTGACCGGCGGTCTGGGCGGCATGGGTGGTGCACAACCGCTGGCGGCGGTCATGGCCGGGGCCTGCTGCCTCGCGGTGGAATGCGACGAGACCCGCGCCGATTTCCGTCTGCGCACCCGCTATGTCGATGAAAAAACCCATGATCTGGACGAAGCGCTGGCGATGATCGAGCGCTGGACGGCGGCGGGTGAAGCCAAATCCGTAGCCCTGATCGGCAATGCGGCTGATGTGTTTCCAGAATTGGTCAAGCGTGGCGTGAAACCTGATATGGTCACCGACCAGACCTCTGCCCACGACCCCATTCACGGCTATCTGCCGCAAGGCTGGAGCGTCGCGCAGTGGCGTGAAAAGCAGGAAAGCGATACCAAGGCAGTTGAGGCAGCCGCGCGCGCCAGCATGAAGACACAGGTCGCCGCGATGGTCGATTTCTGGAATCAGGGCGTGCCCACGCTGGATTACGGCAACAACATCCGGCAGGTCGCACAAGAGGAAGGGCTGGAAAACGCCTTTGCCTTCCCCGGCTTCGTGCCCGCCTATATCCGCCCGCTGTTCTGCCGGGGCATCGGCCCGTTCCGCTGGTGCGCGCTGTCGGGCGACCCCGAGGACATCTACAAGACAGATGCCAAGGTCAAGGAGTTGATCGACGACCCGCATCTGCACAACTGGCTGGACATGGCCCGCGAGCGGATCGCGTTTCAGGGCCTGCCCGCGCGCATTTGCTGGGTAGGACTGGGCCTGCGTGACAAGCTGGGTCTTGCGTTCAACGAAATGGTGCGCACTGGCGAACTGAGCGCTCCGGTCGTCATCGGTCGCGACCATCTGGACTCTGGTTCTGTGGCCTCGCCCAACCGCGAAACAGAGGCGATGAAAGACGGCTCGGACGCGGTGTCGGACTGGCCGCTCTTGAATGCGATGCTCAACGTGGCAGGCGGTGCGACATGGGTATCGCTGCACCACGGGGGCGGTGTCGGCATGGGCTTTTCGCAGCACTCGGGCATGGTCATTTGCTGTGACGGGACCGAGGATGCAGACCGCCGCATTGCGAATGTCCTGTGGAATGACCCGGCGACAGGGGTGATGCGTCACGCCGATGCAGGCTATGATGTCGCCCTTGATTGCGCGCGCGAGAATGGCTTGAACCTGCCCGGTATCCTGGGCCGCTGA
- a CDS encoding phytanoyl-CoA dioxygenase family protein has product MTHPLLTQDHIDAYARDGVVLVKGLFKDQVEQLRAGVARNMADPGPYAAENLREGEGGRFFDDYCNWTRIPEFAEAIKASPAAAVAAELMGSKNVQMFHDHVLVKEPGTSKPTPWHQDSPYYFVEGQQTVSFWSPLDPVRDASLRCVAGSHLWEKPVLPTRWLAETSFYPNDDDYMQVPDPDAEGMDIREYEMEPGDAVAFNYKTLHGARGNESGTRRRAFSLRLLGDDARYVERPGPTSPPFPGHDMKEGQRLRTDWFPMLLEPTG; this is encoded by the coding sequence ATGACACATCCCCTCCTCACCCAAGACCACATCGACGCCTATGCCCGCGACGGCGTGGTCCTTGTCAAAGGCCTGTTCAAGGATCAGGTCGAGCAGCTTCGCGCAGGCGTGGCGCGCAATATGGCGGACCCCGGACCCTATGCGGCCGAAAACCTCAGGGAGGGAGAAGGCGGCAGATTCTTTGACGATTATTGCAACTGGACCCGCATTCCCGAATTTGCCGAAGCCATCAAGGCATCGCCGGCCGCTGCGGTTGCCGCAGAACTGATGGGATCAAAGAATGTTCAGATGTTTCACGACCATGTGCTGGTCAAGGAACCGGGCACATCCAAACCGACGCCGTGGCATCAGGACAGCCCCTATTACTTCGTGGAAGGGCAGCAGACCGTCAGCTTCTGGTCGCCGCTCGATCCAGTGCGCGATGCATCCCTGCGCTGTGTCGCGGGCTCGCATCTGTGGGAAAAACCGGTCTTGCCCACGCGTTGGCTGGCCGAAACCAGCTTTTATCCCAATGATGACGACTACATGCAGGTGCCCGACCCAGACGCAGAAGGGATGGACATCCGCGAATATGAGATGGAACCGGGCGACGCCGTGGCGTTCAATTACAAGACGTTGCATGGCGCGCGCGGCAATGAGAGCGGCACCCGCCGCCGGGCGTTTTCCCTGCGTTTGCTGGGCGATGATGCACGGTACGTAGAGCGCCCTGGCCCGACATCACCGCCGTTTCCCGGCCATGACATGAAAGAGGGGCAGCGCCTTCGGACAGACTGGTTCCCGATGCTGCTGGAACCAACGGGTTAA